One window of the Leptospira koniambonensis genome contains the following:
- a CDS encoding OmpP1/FadL family transporter, which translates to MRNRVSSQKIISGSRIILAVLGILGVGTSELTAGSYGDIYGAHAGAAGMAGAVTATVNNSSAVFYNVAGLGRLNEADLFIAQWDQKEKEKEAAANGEVPKDANGNPIPQEGPLLNTEPQTEEGGVPPKWYKKAWFNFRDGFANMGKGMFTYQPLLRPNRPYHEVSFLGTYANPTLKNNAPKNENTKNPDDSYVGLGFTMNLNEIFDIGRTIRFGLNAIVPASGNLMVVNDQNPTVPRYLQSGKSNERPTIMAGVGVELWKDRLFAGVGITALAGGSGAILLKDVPISPDPVQANSQVVLTLKPIINPTYGLQFTYGKWSAGVSYKRETYLSADPIPARAQTTLLGIQLDFDLALLDQYNPRVWSYGIGFRPSEKLLLNVDVNREIWSLYKLSRIKEKYSEPLDFHDTTNVRMGAEYAFRPFLKFRAGLGKRPTPVPHYAGANNWMDNDRMIYSIGVSYIFNGRNFAFLKDRLKNPVIFDLALTNQQLRSVEVNKYLPTERNPNYNYGGYIWSVNFSVSLFF; encoded by the coding sequence TCAAAAAATTATCTCCGGGTCGAGGATTATCCTCGCAGTTTTGGGGATATTAGGGGTCGGCACTTCGGAGCTGACTGCCGGTAGTTACGGGGATATTTATGGTGCCCATGCGGGTGCAGCCGGGATGGCGGGTGCAGTTACTGCTACAGTGAACAACTCATCTGCGGTTTTCTATAATGTTGCCGGTTTGGGAAGATTGAATGAAGCAGATTTGTTCATCGCTCAATGGGATCAAAAGGAAAAAGAGAAAGAAGCAGCAGCCAATGGAGAAGTTCCTAAGGATGCAAATGGGAATCCTATTCCTCAGGAAGGTCCTTTACTTAACACCGAACCTCAAACAGAGGAAGGTGGAGTCCCTCCTAAATGGTATAAAAAAGCTTGGTTTAATTTCAGAGATGGCTTTGCGAATATGGGAAAGGGGATGTTCACATATCAGCCTCTTCTCCGCCCGAACCGTCCTTATCATGAAGTGTCTTTTTTAGGAACTTACGCGAACCCTACATTAAAGAATAACGCGCCTAAGAACGAGAACACTAAAAACCCTGACGACAGTTATGTTGGTTTGGGTTTTACAATGAACCTAAACGAAATTTTCGATATAGGTAGAACGATCCGTTTCGGATTGAACGCTATCGTTCCTGCTTCCGGGAACTTGATGGTTGTGAACGATCAGAACCCTACTGTTCCTAGATACCTTCAATCAGGAAAAAGTAATGAACGTCCTACCATCATGGCTGGGGTCGGTGTGGAACTTTGGAAAGATCGTCTTTTTGCCGGCGTTGGTATCACTGCACTTGCAGGCGGTTCCGGTGCAATCTTGTTAAAAGACGTTCCGATCTCTCCAGATCCGGTACAGGCAAACTCACAAGTAGTTCTAACTTTAAAACCGATCATCAATCCAACTTATGGACTTCAATTTACTTATGGTAAATGGAGTGCTGGGGTTTCCTATAAAAGAGAAACTTATTTGTCTGCGGACCCGATTCCTGCTCGCGCTCAGACTACTCTTTTAGGGATCCAATTGGATTTCGATCTTGCTTTGTTGGATCAGTACAACCCAAGAGTTTGGTCTTACGGTATTGGATTCAGACCTTCAGAAAAACTTTTATTAAATGTGGATGTGAACAGAGAGATCTGGAGTTTGTATAAACTTTCTAGAATTAAGGAAAAATATTCCGAGCCTCTAGATTTTCATGACACTACAAACGTTCGTATGGGAGCAGAGTATGCTTTCCGTCCTTTCTTGAAGTTCAGAGCAGGTCTTGGAAAAAGACCTACCCCTGTTCCTCATTATGCGGGAGCAAACAACTGGATGGATAATGATCGTATGATCTACTCCATTGGTGTTTCCTATATTTTCAATGGAAGAAACTTTGCATTCTTGAAAGACAGATTGAAAAACCCTGTGATTTTCGATTTGGCTCTCACGAACCAACAGCTAAGAAGTGTGGAAGTTAATAAATATCTTCCAACAGAAAGAAATCCAAACTATAATTACGGCGGATATATCTGGTCCGTAAACTTCTCTGTAAGCTTATTCTTCTAA
- a CDS encoding sterol desaturase family protein yields the protein MEKNIIELITPVFFVLIVVELLYSVFGDKPFYRFKDSINNLSAGIFMQIFTVFITLALMAVYSWVYAKFGILNISNDSWIGWVFCFVLADFFYYWYHRFGHEINIFWASHVAHHQSEDYNFTVALRQGVTQNTFSLPFYLPLALMGFPPIMFLLCIQINFAYQFWLHTRAIPKLGIFEWVFNTPSQHRVHHGRDPKYIDKNYAGTLAIWDRMFGSYKEEEEEPIFGIVKPMQTWSPVWTQFHYFEELFHLSLKTKSWKDKFLVWIKPPGWKPKDLGESVVPPEIDRSTYEKFNTHIPYTLLAYSITQFFFGLGASMVYLEFKKELPLFEMCALGFYVLWTLWNIGAIFELKTSGFVSELIRLASIAALTYVYPFDFTHVEKLTAVLPVETLQYLPELMKQVALISFFVLGGFLVSQKRFFSIKGYTPKTV from the coding sequence ATGGAAAAGAATATAATTGAACTGATCACTCCCGTATTTTTCGTTTTGATAGTAGTAGAACTACTATATTCAGTGTTTGGAGACAAACCGTTCTATCGTTTTAAGGACTCTATCAATAATCTTTCGGCTGGGATCTTCATGCAGATCTTTACCGTGTTCATCACTTTGGCATTGATGGCAGTGTATTCCTGGGTATATGCAAAATTTGGAATATTGAATATTTCAAATGATTCCTGGATAGGCTGGGTCTTTTGTTTCGTTCTCGCGGACTTTTTCTATTATTGGTATCATAGATTCGGACACGAGATCAATATTTTCTGGGCTTCTCATGTGGCTCACCACCAAAGTGAAGATTATAATTTTACAGTGGCTTTAAGACAAGGGGTCACTCAAAATACATTCTCACTTCCTTTTTATCTTCCTTTAGCATTGATGGGATTCCCGCCTATCATGTTCCTTCTTTGTATCCAGATCAATTTTGCTTATCAATTCTGGCTTCATACTAGAGCGATCCCTAAATTAGGGATTTTTGAATGGGTATTCAACACTCCTTCTCAACATAGAGTACATCACGGAAGAGATCCTAAATATATAGATAAAAATTACGCGGGTACACTTGCTATTTGGGATAGAATGTTCGGATCTTATAAAGAGGAAGAAGAAGAGCCAATCTTTGGAATAGTAAAACCAATGCAGACCTGGAGTCCTGTTTGGACACAATTCCATTATTTTGAAGAGTTATTCCATCTTTCTTTGAAAACCAAAAGCTGGAAGGATAAATTTTTAGTTTGGATCAAACCTCCAGGTTGGAAGCCAAAAGATCTGGGAGAATCAGTGGTTCCTCCTGAGATCGATAGATCTACTTACGAAAAATTTAATACTCATATTCCTTATACATTATTAGCATATTCTATCACTCAGTTCTTTTTCGGACTAGGTGCTTCGATGGTTTATCTGGAATTCAAAAAAGAATTACCTTTGTTTGAAATGTGCGCTTTAGGTTTTTATGTTCTTTGGACTCTTTGGAATATAGGTGCGATCTTCGAGCTGAAAACTTCTGGTTTCGTTTCTGAGCTGATCCGTCTGGCTTCTATTGCTGCATTAACTTATGTATATCCTTTCGATTTTACTCATGTCGAAAAATTGACTGCTGTTCTACCTGTAGAGACTTTACAATATCTTCCTGAGTTAATGAAGCAGGTTGCATTGATCTCATTCTTTGTATTGGGAGGCTTTTTGGTTTCTCAAAAAAGGTTTTTCAGTATCAAAGGATATACGCCTAAAACAGTTTAG